Below is a genomic region from Henckelia pumila isolate YLH828 chromosome 3, ASM3356847v2, whole genome shotgun sequence.
TTCATTAATGCTCCCCTTGTGTTCGATGATTTTGTATTTAAGATGTTACCAAAAATTGATCCAGAAAAGCATTGTGACTACAAGACAAAGCcgcaaaaatttaaaattaaaatggtCTAAACATTTCGATTAAGCTCGAATTCAATAGTGGTTAccagaaagaaaaaaaagtaaGCTGTCCAACCGTTTCCCTCACCCAAAATCAACAAAAAAAAGTCAAGGTTCAAGCTAAATAAAGTTTCTTACTCGAGAGCTGGGAAGTTTTGGGTTGGGTTCTTGCTATTTCTTTACCTATATACAACACAGCATCAGAACATACATTTGGACTGAAAAAAATTGGAAAATGCACGCCTCTGTTTCATTGCAAATTCCAGAACAGAAATTGGAGTGAAAAAAATTCCATACACTTCCAACTAATTTATAAAAGTAAATTCCAAAACAGACATTTGGATTCCAGAACATAAATCCCATACAATTCCAACTATTTCTTAACCAACTTTTGACAACTTCTCCATTAAGAATCCAAAAATGCTCTTGCTAAACAAGAGGATGTTCTTGGCGACGAGACGACTGCTTAGCACCACAGTGGGTAAGCTGCTGTTCTTTCTCCTTTCTTGATCTATTATCAGCTCTCCTGCCAGCTGCCAACATCTCCATTCTCTCCCAAAAACCAGAATTCACAAAAGCAACTAGTTCCCAAAAAACTCTCGCGACTATAACAATTCTGAAAAGACCAACACATCAAATGAGATATCAATTCAAATGAGAGGAAACAAAGTCACACAATTGGTTTCAAATCTCTTCTCCCAAAAAAACTAGAATTCATGAAACCGACTAATTCCAGCGAGGAAACAAAGTCACAAGGAAATGGAAAAATCAATACTGGAATAACCACAAAAACATGTATTgcaatcatttaaaagaatattaTGTTGAACATTTCAACTCGGGTGCACAAATTTGTTCAAAACCAAGATCATGAAAATAGTGCACTTACGCAACACAATAACCAGCAGTAGCAACTGACAAAAGGAGATTACATATGACAACAAATGCAAGATCATCATGTGCCCACTGATTCTTTGTTCAAAACCAAGATCAAACCAGAGTTCACGAAACCGGCATACATTCTAGCGCAAAATACCATAATTCACGAAAACAATTATGAAAATACCAACACAGCAAAAACAAATCTTTTACATCACCTCATCTTTATTATTTTAgcttaaatacaaaataaagaAGCAAAAAAATTACCTTGAGAAGCCGAGACATCGCAGCTCTTATATCGAGCTATTATGATTACTATCATTGTgtccctaaaaatatttttttaaaaaaatgagataaatttataaacaatttaaatattctTTAGCAATTTTTCTTACTTGGAATGAATGAAGATTCTCAAATTGATATGAGAATGAATTCATTTGGTCATGTGAATTTAAGTTTGTATCACTTTCCTGCATTtgaaatacacaaataaatgtAAGATGATGAGAGAATTAGAGCGCAGCAGCACCCATCATAATGAACCAGAAGCACTGTTGCGCTTTAGATAGAGCGCATCAGCACTCCATATGCGCAGCAGAAGCGCTTCCCCATCCTTTAAAAAAGGTTAGGTGTACAATTAACCCAAGGCAAAAGTTAGTAACAACCCAATGATATATTTGGTTGACATGAAATTGAGATCCAGTTGATGCAAAATCAAAGGGATGATTAATATTGATTTGTGAAGGTGGGACAGTAGCATTTTGACGTCGTTGGCACTTTGTACTTTGAGAGGGTTGTGAACTTTGACCTTTGCCTTTGGTTCCCCTTGCATCTATATcatacaaaataataatttaaacataaaagaacTAAACACATAAGAAAGATCAATTTACAACTTAACTTACTTGATCGATCACCtttttcctttcctttccttttcttatttttaacaTCCCAATGACGttgtatgtttttatttgtgattCCTCTTGACTTCACTCGGGGAGGATTAAGCACGAGTATGTCATCTAACAGGATATTTTCTTCAACAAATTCGTCGCCACAAACTTTCGGATCTTCCAACTTCAGATTTTCAAACAAACAATCTATTTGTTCCCTCGCACCATCTAGAATTTCTGTCAACATATTTCTGgaattttcattaaatttacaTCTCATGCTCAGAGCATATGTTGATCTCATGATTTGGTTCACAAAAACAGTCTCACACTCACGACCACAGCCACTGCCGCTTCCACTTCGACTTTCATCCAGAAAAAAGTCATCAACTCTGTTTTTTTGCATTTTTCATCCACCTCTTTTTCAAATATTGTTTTGGTAGAAAATTCACATTCATAAAATTGAAAATCATCAAAATGTGCTTGCAAAGTATTCCCATTGACTCAAATTTTTGACAACTGCATTTTACTTCAAACGTTTGCTTGTTGAATAACACGTATCTTACCCTTGAACTCTCATCATGAGATTTTACTTTAAACCCGAGAGAAACTTCACTCAAATCGGAGGGCATCTCAATCAACCGCATAttcaaagaattaataaatTCTAGTTCAAAAAGCTTGTACACGTTGAGTGTATAAACATCTGCCGCAGAATTCAGCAATGGATTATTTTTTAGCATCGTTGGAGATTTCATGTGATGGCAGCGCGTATCCTCGACTTTTTCTCTCTCACGCCAACTTTTTTGGACTTTCTCGTAATTCTGCACAAAATCATACAATGACATGGCACTGTTACTCACTCTCTTCAGCACTGCATTTGTCCCCTCACTTCTAGAAGTTGCCAAAAGACCAGCACTGAACCTATGACTGCTAAATACAGTAGCCCATTTGTATCTTAAAGCATACATATTATTCAACCACTTATGGCTACTAAGATTGTATTTTTCATTCATAATCCTCCAGGTAGATTCAAATTCTTCCTCCGATTCGCAATGACTCATGCATTTATTCCACAATCTTTTAAATCTCGAATCACCATTCAAACTCCCAAAGTGTGACGGAGCATTTTGATTGATGTGCCATTGACATAACCGATGGTGAGAATATGGAAATACTGTTTCAATTGCATTCATCATAGCTTGACATTGGTCTGTGAAAATTATTTCAGGCTGCTTCCCTTTCATAGAATCAAGAAAAGTTTTGAACAACCATTCAAATGAACTCTCAGTTTCATCTGACATGAATGCCAAACCAAACATCACACTTTGCTTATGATGATTAATCCCAACAAAAGGAGCACAGATCAAGTTGTAACGATTGGTTCGATATGTGGTGTCAACTGATAAAAAATCACCGAAATACTCAAAATCAACTTGACATCTCGAATCCCTAAGGAAGAAGTTCATGACCCTATCATCATCATCTAACTGCACGttccaaaaaaaatttgacTCTTTATTTGccttatttatgaaatgatgaAGTAGCGCAGAAGCATCCCCATTCTCAACTTTTGTATGTTTTTCATACGACTAAGGTGATTATATACatcctttcggagaaaattcaaaTTATGTGACCCTTGGGCTTCATTTTCCATATATGAGACAACATTAGCCACAGATATCCCCGCATTTACCATTGCTTCTAAAGTGGATTTTTGAGCATGAGAAATATTACGTGATGATCTCAACAAATGCCTTTGATCAACAGCAACCATGTCATGATTATGATCAACAACAAACCTACCAACCTTCCactctccccctttttgcctgGTTATTCTGAGTTTAGCTTTACATTTACTTCTACTAGTTGGCTTCAAGTAAACATGAACTTTTTCATTAGAGCGTTTTTCATCTTTACTGCCTTCACATGAACACTCAAAATCTTTAGCTTGCAATTCAGTTGTACCAGGAAAATAACGTTGATCACCTTTTTTAACACTAAACCCTTTAGCATGTGCATAATTGCAATAAAGTAAATAAGCATCTTCAACACTTCTCACTACTTCTCCAACAAGTAGTTTACTCTCCAATTCATCTGCAATAGAGTTGGTAGATGATACCTCGACATTTTCAGGAGTCAGATTTGCAACTTCAAACTCTTCGTTGTTGTCTACCATCAAGCctataattaaacaaaattttcaaatgtaaataaaaataataatgaatcaAAGCTATGTGTCAAGttataaaaaatttagaaatgATCGTGTAGAACAAAATCAAGTTGCCTTCCTCATAGCTTAATCACCACTTTCTTCAAAAGAATCGATCAATACTTAAGGTTGgataatattaatttatattgtttttagGATTTCTGCAAAAATGAGTGTTGCACATAGCTCATGCGCTGTTGAGCACATTGATGCGCGTTAGCGCATGAGCATGCGCTGTTGGGAATCAATGTTGCGCGTTTGCGCATAGCTCATGCGCTAATGATGCCCAACAGCGCATGCTCATGCGCAAACGCGCATCATTGTGCTCAACAGCGCATGAGCTATGCGCGAACGCGCATCATTGATGCGCAACTGAGcactatatattttaaaaaaattatgcccCCGAATCGTTTTGGGTTTTGGTTGTAGCGTCCGGGTCTCACAAGAAGCAAGgctcaaatcacaatatatataCACCACGATGAGTTACAAAATCACAGAACAATCACAAAACAAGAAACACTTTGAAAATCATGACAGAGAGAAAGAAAAACTCCACACTCACTGTGTTTTTATAAGCAACAAATTCTGGAGTTCACGGATGACTGTGGATTGAGCTCTCAATAGAAATCTAGAATTATTCTTTCCTAGAGATGCCAAGAGTTTTGAAATATGGAATTCTTCTTCCCAAGCTATGCGGAGAGTTTGAAAAATTGAATGATCCGAGGATGCAGATGGAGGACCGGACGGCGACGGGAGGGGTGACGAGAGACGGTGGGTGTGTTAGCCAAGATCaagaaccaaatttttttttgaaagtgaGGCGGGAGAGATGAGAGATGAGAGATCAGAGTTTAGCGCTAAGAAAACAAAAATCCTAAATTTTTATCACACCAAAGTTAACCCTGGTCAAGCAAATCAgttttgtaattaaaaaaaaacacgatTTTCACCATTAttgagtttaaaaaatttatgccacgtgtcaaaaatTAAATGGATTGGGGCACAGCCCAAAGGCCAGCATAGACTTTCCCGCAATTAacacaaattaaatatatacacatatcTTAGTTTTCTCTCTCCTAACATTatccttcaattctcttcacGTTTCCTCCAAATTTTCGTCACCTTAAAATGGTCGTATCTTCTTTGTCCGTTGTGGATTTTCGAATGTAAATATAGATTCGGAACTCTCTCGACGAGAGCTATGTATTGATACCCAGCTCACAAGGTTCTATCGCGAGCTCCGGAGAACCCGTCGCTTCTTGCCGTCGTGTGCCGACGCCTCACGATGTCGGAAACCAGAAATTGATTGAGGGGATTTATTCCTCGTGGCATAAGCTTTCCTTTGGTACCAATATCGAGGTATAAATCGTGATTTCAAGCTAAACCCGAAACCCTAGCTTACGATTATTCCTGTGTCAGTTATCCTTCGATTTTCTTGGCTTATTTTACTGATTTTGGGTTATTGGTTGCTTAGAGTTGAGCTTAGGATCGTTTTGCAGCAAAACAACTCGTTTTCCGGTGAACAAGCGTAGCTGTGTTCGGCCATTTTCTTTTAACTTTTCCGGCTGAGCTGCATCACCGCATAGCACGACTTTGTTTCGAGTTGTGGTGAGTTAAGTTCGACTTTTTCCAGCTTTAAATTCTTGTAGAAAAGGCTACCGGTTAAGGAATTTTCACCGCTCGATTTAGTCCAAATTATTGGTCCGATTATTGATCAATTATTGATatttgctatatatatatacttgattATAAGTACGAACTTGCGACGATTTGAGGTTTCGAATAAATTCTCAGAATTTTGTTTCAACAGTTTCGAAAATTCAGAATTATAGTTTTGGGATTTTCGAAGGATTGTGTAACATGAATAAAGTATGAGGCAGCCCGATGTCTTAGAatgattaattattattatcggaCATTAATatgcaaaattttgaaataaaaggaaAAGGTTTGGAAATTTAATCGTTGGGATGTTAGTTTAGTGATATTAAagctaaaaatatattttgtgacTATTTAATTTAGAAATTAAATAGTCACAAAATTGTTGTCATTAGAAATTTGTTGAGAATTGCTTAACAATATTGTTTGGAATGATTCAACATATTATTTAATGTCTGTTTAGTTGGAACATTGGAACTAGTGAAAAATAGAATATAGACAGTAAAAGATAATCAAATCTTGTCAACGAATAAAGGAGTCCAACAACGAATAGTTGATATCATTGGGCAAGAATTTTTACATCATAATCTAGTTGCTTACCATGAACACAAAGTGTTTGATGAAGTGCACTCTTGTCAATTCCCCTAGTTCTTAATGTCCCTCTTACCACTCACTTCTCAATCATTTTTCCTTGTATCATTGCTTTGATCTTTTCACTAAGCAGCAAGAGATAATCTTGTTTTCTTGATGCAGGCTCGATGGGGCCGAGATGGAAAGGAAAAGCTGCAGAAGCAATGGCTCTCGCAGACCCCATGTCAAAAATAGTTTCTCGACTTCAATCATCTTTGATCGAATCTAATTCCCATGGAATCCTATCCGGTTACAGCGTTCTTCTTGCAGCACATCCAGAGCAAACTGAAATTTTGAATCAAGCTTGTTTTGGTCGCCCCATAATCACATGTGAGAGGGATAAGCAGTGGTTTCAATTGAGTTTGGAAGAAGCTTTTTACTTGTGTTATGTGATGAAATGCATTAAGATTATAGGTGAAAATAATCGTCCGATAAACGATACAGAGTTGTTGCAGTACATGACCTCCAAGAAAGATTGTTTCACAGTATTATTTAAAGCATACTCACATCTTCGAATGAAGAATTGGGTGGTGAGAGCAGGGTCTCAGTATGGTGTCGACTTTGTTGTCTACCGGCATCATCCAGCTCTGGTGCATTCAGAATATGCCGTACTCGTGTTATCAGAGGAAGATGACGATGCAAATGGCAGGCTAAGGGTTTGGTCTGATTTTAATTGCACGCTCCGTCTCTGTGGCAGTGTTGCAAAGACATTGTTGGTTCTTTTTATTAGCAAAAATGGTGGCAATGGGGATGTTTCTCCCTCATGTTTGGAGAATGATAATGTTGAGGAGAGGATCATTACCAGATGGATTCCAGAGCAAAGCCGAGAAAATCAAGGAATGGAACTTAAGAAA
It encodes:
- the LOC140892159 gene encoding tRNA-splicing endonuclease subunit Sen2-1-like, which encodes MGPRWKGKAAEAMALADPMSKIVSRLQSSLIESNSHGILSGYSVLLAAHPEQTEILNQACFGRPIITCERDKQWFQLSLEEAFYLCYVMKCIKIIGENNRPINDTELLQYMTSKKDCFTVLFKAYSHLRMKNWVVRAGSQYGVDFVVYRHHPALVHSEYAVLVLSEEDDDANGRLRVWSDFNCTLRLCGSVAKTLLVLFISKNGGNGDVSPSCLENDNVEERIITRWIPEQSRENQGMELKKSFKSQA